In Paenacidovorax monticola, the genomic window CGCGCGTGGCCTGCTTGCAGCGCTGCACGCGTTCGCGCTGCCAGGCCGAATGCTCCTGGCGCAGCTGCGGGCGCTCGTGCGCGGCCAGGGCGCGCATCACGTCGCCGTAGAGCACGGCGATGGCGGTGTCGGCGGCCTGGTAGTCGCGCACGGCGCAGGCATTGGTCTCCTCCACCGTGCCGCCGGGGCGGCAGGCAGCGCCCGCCTGGGCCCATGCGCAAGGGCCGGCCATGGCCACGCCACACAGCAGAGCCGCGAGGGCCGCCGTGCGCAGCGCAGGCCGTGGGCGGCCCTGTTCCATCACTTCAGGCTGATGGTGGTGTTGACGCCGTGGCTGGTGGTGCTGTCGTCGAACCAGCGCTCGGTCACCGTCTTGGTCTGCGTGTAGAACAGCACGACCTGCTTGCCGTAGGGGCCCAGGTCGCCGAGCTTGGAGGCGCGGCTGCCCGTGAACGAGAACAGCGGAACGGGCACGGGGATCGGCACGTTGATGCCGACCTGGCCCACGTCGATGTCTTCCTGGAACTTGCGTGCGGCCGCGCCCGACTGCGTGAACAGGGCCGTGCCGTTGCCGTTGGGGTTGCTGTTGATGAACTCGATGGCTTCGTCGATGTCGGCCGCGCCGGACAGGCACAGCACGGGGCCGAAGATCTCCTGGTCATAGATGGCCATGCCGGGCTTGACGCCGCTGAAGATCGTGGGGCCCACGAAGTTGCCCTTCTCGTAGCCGGGCACGTGGGGCTTGCGGCCGTCGAGCTCCAGCGTGGCACCGTCGGCCACGCCGCGCTCGATCAGGCTTTCCACAC contains:
- a CDS encoding lysozyme inhibitor LprI family protein; amino-acid sequence: MEQGRPRPALRTAALAALLCGVAMAGPCAWAQAGAACRPGGTVEETNACAVRDYQAADTAIAVLYGDVMRALAAHERPQLRQEHSAWQRERVQRCKQATRATEQRPEGPRLYHECLTAETQARRQGLMRWLSADSPAKP